The following DNA comes from Serinus canaria isolate serCan28SL12 chromosome 1A, serCan2020, whole genome shotgun sequence.
GCACTCAGGTTTAGTTTGTGATTCTTGGAACTACAAAAGCCGAAGCTTAtctgttatttttccttaatgCCCTATACTCCCATTAATGGAATTTATGTAATTTTTGTATAAATTTTGTATATACTGTCTCACTTCACATATTTTGTTTCCAGTAGGGATGGAAACTAGACTTGGGGCCTTGGAAGTAACTCTTTTACTGCTTATGCTTGAAAaattgctatttattttctcatattaTCTGGAGTTTTCTCAGTGCTGGGAATTTGTCCCTTAGGGACATGACACTGCTGTACTGAATAAAATGTTGGAGTTACGAGTTGCAGTAATTACTTCCAAAACCTTTCCCtacactgcatttttcttggCAAGAGCCTTCTTTCTGTTTCCGCTTTCAGGAATTCTTCATTTTTGACTCTGCAGGAAAAGAtctattttctgaaatgctaGAGAAACTGGTAAGTCTTATATAACAGTCCTCTTCTTCCAAAGAAGTGCTTTTGCTTTGAAGATCTGAGCTCCCCAGTCTGGCAGATGTAGCAAACTTTGCCTTTAGTGTAAATGGGAATAATTACCTCAGTTGCCAATGCATCCTGTTCTACCTCTCTAAAAATTGCATAAGTATACTATAAGAAATACtttccagagaaaggaaagcagataGGCAATTTTCTTACAAAAGAAATAGGAAACTTTAACTGAGAATTTCTGTGTACTGTtgtttaaagttatttttatttcttagaaaAACATCTGTTATGCTGCAACTTCAACagtgggagggttttttttgtgttacaGTGATGTGTTTGATCCAACAGGATTCATTTTTGTCCTTGAGCATAATCCTgcccttggttttttttcttcatatatttGTGACCTTCCCTGCACAGTTCTCTACTGCGTTATCTCATTTTGAGAAGCAGAATCAGTTAATTGATGTAAGCTTTCATAAGATGGCTAAGTCAACCTAATGGTTCATTGCCTACAAAAGCAATTCCACTTTTACACTTGCACTAGATCTGGTTTGCAAGGGTCTTCTCTAGAAGCTGGCTCAGCTTCTCAAACTGGAAGAAAACCTTTCTACTTTTTTCCTAGGATTAATTTTGTGCTGATTCAGCATGAAAAATCAGCTTCCCCAGGGACCAGATGAGTGCCAGAGCTGATACAAGTAAAggggcagggctgcacagaCAGGACTAGGGAGGAAAGCAAGACCACCTCTCCCAATGTCAGTGATTTAGCTGGGTCAATTGAAATGTGAAACCTCAGCCAGGGCATAGGATTCCCGGGTGTTAggcttttattttcatcttaGCAGCTGTGTTTGCTACGCTTACAGCATGGCTGTTGACCACATCAGTTTCATTAGAGCTGACAGTGTTCCTTTCTTGCTGTGCAGTGGGAACAACCCAACGTCCTGTGCCTTGTGTATGATGTCACTAATGAGCAATCCTTCAACAACTGTGACAAATGGTTGGAGAAGCTGAGGGCTCAAGCAGTTGGGATGCACATCCCAGGTAAGAAAGGGTGTGATTCTTGTTATCTACTCCTCTCTTGTAGGACAGCAGTTgtttctgctgagctgtggaattagacatttattttcagtcagGGGCAGACATGGCTCCCTCCAACTCCTTTGCTTTTATCAAAAAGCAGATAAGGCTTGAATATGTTTCCCTTTTGGAATCTTTTTTAGGTAGTTATAGACTATTTGCCATGCCTACAACTTCTTCAGTTACTTCTACAAATATTCCAGTATTTATGGCTTACAAGTCAGCATTGatgagctgtttttttttctttccttccatgtctttttttctgtaggtgTCTTAGTGGGGAATAAAACAGACCTAGCTGATCGTCGAGTTGTGGAGCAGGAACAAGCACAGGAGTGGGCTGAGAAACATGGCCTGGAATACTGTGAGATGTCAGTGGTGAGTATCTGCTCTTTTCACCATCTGTGCAAGGGGGTGTTTGTAAAGTTATCTTCTCTTTCAGGCAGAGAAAGATAACTGGGGACTCTCTTCACCTTGTTTGTCATCTAACTCAGTTTTAATCCTTCTTTGGtgaaacagaggagaaataGTCAAATGCTTGTTCCATCTGCAATTGACAACTTTCTTATTTCTTgacagaaggaaatgaaaaattttgagGCCCCTTTCCACATCCTGGCAAAGTTATTTCACCAACTGTACAAAGAGAAAGTGGAAACTTTTCTCTCACTAGCTTGAATGGTATGATTTATTTATCCTCTAAGCTTCTTCTAGTACTGAGAATCCTGCTGGACTGAatacagagagaagaaaaaatatgagCTATTTGCTATCTCATGGTCATCCTCTGGTAATTCAAAATAAACTAGAAATAGGCGAGTAGAAAGACTCTCTTTAAAGCTTCTACCTCAGCATTCCTTTCATGTCCTCTAACTTGGTTCTCTGCTCATTGAAAGTCTGCTAGGTTGAAGGAGGCGGAGAGTAAAAGGGGAGGACAGAATGGAAATTGCCAGCTCTTTGCTTTAATATCTTTTTGTCTGAACAGACTTCCTGCTGCTACAAGCAGGGATTTAGAGGtttggaaaaggagagaggaagctGACAGAATGTTTTTCGTTTTAAGCCAGCCTTGATGCAAATACTGCAGGGCAGGACCGATTTGGCCCTACCCcttgaaaagcatt
Coding sequences within:
- the IFT27 gene encoding intraflagellar transport protein 27 homolog isoform X2 → MVKLAAKCLLAGDPAVGKSALAQMFRSDGAHFQKNYTLTAGIELLVKAVSVPETSDSVEFFIFDSAGKDLFSEMLEKLWEQPNVLCLVYDVTNEQSFNNCDKWLEKLRAQAVGMHIPGVLVGNKTDLADRRVVEQEQAQEWAEKHGLEYCEMSVEMKNFEAPFHILAKLFHQLYKEKVETFLSLA
- the IFT27 gene encoding intraflagellar transport protein 27 homolog isoform X1; this encodes MVKLAAKCLLAGDPAVGKSALAQMFRSDGAHFQKNYTLTAGIELLVKAVSVPETSDSVEFFIFDSAGKDLFSEMLEKLWEQPNVLCLVYDVTNEQSFNNCDKWLEKLRAQAVGMHIPGVLVGNKTDLADRRVVEQEQAQEWAEKHGLEYCEMSVKEMKNFEAPFHILAKLFHQLYKEKVETFLSLA
- the IFT27 gene encoding intraflagellar transport protein 27 homolog isoform X3, whose translation is MFRSDGAHFQKNYTLTAGIELLVKAVSVPETSDSVEFFIFDSAGKDLFSEMLEKLWEQPNVLCLVYDVTNEQSFNNCDKWLEKLRAQAVGMHIPGVLVGNKTDLADRRVVEQEQAQEWAEKHGLEYCEMSVKEMKNFEAPFHILAKLFHQLYKEKVETFLSLA